The genomic stretch cccccagccccgccatCGTCTCTGGTCCCTCcatcacccccagccccgccatCGTCTCTGGCCCCTCCatcgcccccagcccctccatcgcccccagcccctccagcgCCACGGCCCCGCCATCGTCTCTGGCCCCTCcatcgcccccagccccgccagcgCCACGGCCCTGCcatctccccagccccaccatcgccccagccagccccacacAGTCCCTCCATTGCCAAGCCACGCACGCAGCACCGCAGACTCGGCCCCGGCACAGTCCACACCACCCGCCCCGCTCATCTCGCCCACACTCTTCCTTTCCTGagcctgctgctgtggcagccccccccccccccccccccaatcagCCTTGATTCTGGCTTAAAATACAACCCCGGCATTGACGAAAGCAAGAATTGCAACGCCTGGGAAAGGCTGCCAAATTTAATGGCACCAGTGGGTTCCCGAAGAGCGGGGAGGGGCTGGGTGAGGGCGGCGCGCTGCAAGCcacccccatctccccccctcctctgcagctctgcggGAAGGTGCCGGGCATGGAGGGAGACGGCAGCCTGGACCCCCCAACCCACCCCGAGGAGGggggcagcagcctgggcagcagcaaGGTGAGGGGCAGCCACGCCAGAGCCcagccggggcggggagcgcggcgggggcggccgtgCGTaacccccgctccccctcccgcAGGTGGAGGTGGTCTTCTGGCTCCTGTCCATGCTGGCCACGCGGGACAAGGACGACATGTCCCGCACGCTGCTGGCCATGTCCAGCTCGCAGGAGAGCTGCCTGGCCATGCGCAAGTcgggctgcctgcccctgctCATCCAGATCCTGCACGATTCGGATGGCGAGCCGGGGCCCCCCGAGAGCCCCGCCGGCGCCAAGGACGCCCGCATGCGTGCCAACGCCGCCCTCCACAACATTGTCTTCTCCCAGCCCGACGAGGGCCAGGCCAAGAAGGAGATGCGGGTGCTGCACGTGCTGGAGCAGATCCGCTCCTACTCGGAGACCTGCTGGGACTGgctgcagatgcagagcagGGACGGGGGCAGAGGCCCCGAGGGCGGTGCGGGTACGGGGGGCGAGCGGGGTGCTGGCACGTGCGTGTGCGCGCGTACACACGTGCATGGCGGTGCACGCGGCTGTGGGCATCCGCGTGTGCCGGAGGTGGCAGgcgatgggggggggggacccttGGTGCCAGACCCCAGGGCTGacccccgcctctccccgcaGCGCCGGTGCCCATCGAGCCCCAGATCTGCCAGGCCACCTGTGCCATCATGAAGCTCTCCTTCGATGAGGAGTACCGGCGGGCCATGAACGAGCTGGGTGAGCGCGGGGTCGGGGGGCTCCATCCCTGTTGCACTGCGGGCAtcccaggctggggaaggggtgttgggggggggggggaatccctCGCCCAAgtcaccccccccccatcccgTCCCGCAGGCGGGCTGCAGGCGGTGGCCGAGCTGCTGCAGGTGGACTACGAGATGCACAAGATGACGAGCGATCCCCTCAACCTGGCGCTGCGGCGCTACGCGGGGATGGCCCTCACCAACCTCACCTTCGGCGACGTGGTCAACAAGGTCGGGAGGAGCCGGGGATGGGGGCTGCGGGGTAGggagtggggatggggggggggctgcggcgtcaccctcaccatcctcatcctccccgCAGGCAACGCTGTGCTCCCGCCGGGGCTGCATGGAGGCCATCGTGGCTCAGCTGGGCTCTGACAGCGAGGAGCTGCAtcaggtgggtgctggtggcgTGGGGGGCTCCCCTGGGaagggggtgggcagggggacgGTTCCCGCACCCAccgccctgctctgccctcccagGTGGTCTCCAGCATCCTGAGGAACCTTTCCTGGCGAGCTGACATCAACAGCAAGAAGGTGCTGCGGGAGGTGGGCAGCGTGACCGCGCTGACGCGGTGCGCGCTGCACGCCGGCAAGGTGAGCATCGGGGCGGGTGGGAGCGGGCACCGGGGCGGCCGGACGGGAGGGCTGACGGGTGCGTGTCCTGCCCCGGGCCAGGAATCCACGCTGAAGAGCGTCCTGAGCGCGCTGTGGAACCTGTCGGCGCACAGCACGGAGAACAAAGCCGCCATCTGTGGGGTGGAGGGAGCCCTGGGCTTCCTGGTGAGCACCCTCACCTACAAGTGCCAGAGCAACTCGCTGGCCATCATCGAGAGCGGCGGCGGCATCCTCAGGAATGTCTCCAGCCTCGTCGCTACGCGGGAGGACTACAGGTGAGGGTCGCCGCGGGGTGGGGAcggcgccggggagggggctcagGGACCGTCCTGATggccgggggtccccgctgtCCTACAGGCAGGTGCTCCGGGACCACAACTGCCTGCAGACGCTGCTGCAGCACCTGCGCTCGCACAGCCTCACCATCGTCAGCAACGCCTGCGGCACCCTCTGGAACCTgtccgcccgcagcccccgcgaccaggagctgctctgggaCCTGGGGGCGGTCAGCATGCTGCGCAACCTCATCCACTCCAAGCACAAGATGATTGCCATGGGCAGCGCGGCCGCTCTTCGCAACCTCCTCACCAACCGGCCCCCCAAGTACAAGGACGCTGCCGTCGTCTCGCCGGGCTCCTGCATGCCCTCGCTCTACATGCGCAAGCAGAAGGCGCTGGAGGCCGAGCTGGATGCCAAGCACTTGGCCGAGACCTTTGACACCATGGAGAAGCAGAGCCTGAAGAGCCAGAGTGCCAAGAAGCCGACGCGGCACATGGAGAGCCTGGTAAAGGACTATGCCTCCGACTCCGGCTGCTTTGACGATGATGAGGTGCCCAACATCTCTACTGGCGTGGAGACGGCCAGTGCCTCTGTCCTCTCCATGTTCCTCaactcctccttcctccagggGCAGGCGCTGCCCCGGGCGCTGGCACAGAGGCGATGCCCGGAGCCGGAGAAGGACGGCAGTGGCAAGCCAGCTGAGCCCAAGAAGCCACCGCTGCCGGAGGACGATGTCTCGCTGGCCGCCGAGAAGTTGGCCAACAAGATCTCCAGCACGGTGGCCAAGATCGACAAGCTGGTGGAGGACATCTCCACCATGCACACGTCCTCGGATGACAGCTTCAGCCTCAGCTCGGAGGACCACTGCCTGGACTGGCAGTACGGCCCCGAGGAGGTGCACGAGGCACGTGCCCAGTCCTGCTCGCCGTGCCGCCTCTCGGACGCCGGCGGCTTCGCCAAGCGGGAGAGCCTGAGCCGGGCGCACACGCTGCTGCGGCTGAAGACCGCCTACACCAGCCTGTCCAACGACAGCCTCAACAGCGGCAGCACCAGCGACGGCTACTGCACCAAGGAGCACATGAAGCCCTGCACCAGGGCCGCCTTCCTTGACTACCGGGATGAACTGCAGCGGTTCCAGAAGCGGCCGAGCCGGCTCGACCTCAAGAGCATCCTGGGTGGCAAGCCAGAGCGGGTTGAACCCCCTGCGCTCAAGGGCAGAGACCCGGCCGAGCCGGACAAGCCGGAGCAGCGAGACCTGCCCGAACGGGCCAAGAAGACGGTGACTTTCCCCAGCCCCAAGGCGCTGGACAAGGAGCCTGAGTGGAAGaaggaggcaggcagcaagctCCCCCCCGACCCCCAGGTCCGCACCATCAAACTCTCCCCATCCTACCAGCACGTCCCCCTGCTTGAGAGTCTGGCCAAGAGCGGCATGGCCACCGGCCACCACCCCTCCCTCCTGGGCAGAAAGCAAGCCTGGCTCCCCCCTGCGCTGCTGCAGACGGCCGAGACCTTGAGCAAGATCCCGGAGAAGCTGCCCGCGCACCCACCAGCCACAACAGAGCAGGAGTCGGTGCAGAAATACTCGGTGGAGGACACCCCGATCTGCTTCTCCCGGTgcagctccctctcctccctctcctcagcTGACAATGTGCTGGATGGGCAGAGCCACAGCGAGAACGACCTGGACAGTGACTCCTCCCTGGAGATCCTGGAGAtggaggaaggggatggggaaggtgaggatgggaggcaggagaaggagaaggtaGCGGATCTGGGTCCAGCCACACCAGCGAGGATTTCCCAGCCCATCAGCATCCCCTTCCCGAAGCGCGACAAGGTCTTCCTGCGGGAGTCATCACCATCGCGCCAGGAGGACCTCACGCCCTCGAGCTCCTCGGAGAACTACATCCAGGAGACGCCGCTGGTGATGAGCCGCTGCAGCTCCGTCAGCTCCCTGGGCAGCTTCGAGAGCCCCTCCATCGCCAGCTCCATCCAGAGCGACCCTTGCAGCGAGATGGTCAGCGGCACCATCAGTCCCAGCGAGCTGCCCGACAGCCCTGGGCAGACCATGCCACCCAGCCGCAGCAAGACGCCCCTCTTCGAGCTGGGCTGCCAACCGGAGAAGGAGACCAGCCAGTTCAACATCCAGTGGGAGAACAATGTCAAGAAGTTCATGGAGATCACCGACTTCAAAGAACGTTTCCAGCTGCCCCAGGACCTGGACTCCATGGTCTACTTCACGGTGGAGAAACCCAACGAAAACTTCTCCTGCGCCTCCAGCCTGAGCGCCCTGCCCCTCCACGAGCACTATGTCCAGAAGGACGTGGAGCTCAAGCTGATACCCACATTCCCAGAGAAGAACAGCCTGAATTTTGTGGCTCATGAGAAGCGGGAGGAGCGGCGGGAGGAGCGGTACCTGGagggccggcggcgggccgaccgccccgagccccccgaCGACGACGACATCGAGATCCTGAAGGAGTGCATCAGCTCCGCCATGCCCTCCCGCTTCCGCAAGGTGAAGACCTCCCTGCTCTCTGGCCAGGTCCTGCACCCCCAGACAAAGAAGCCGGTGCACGTCCCTGTCTACATGCTGGTGCCAGCCCACGCGCACCCCGGCGTCCCCAAGCACCTGCGTGCCACCACCCGCGACCTCTTCAAGGACGACGACTCCTTCACCGACTCGGCTGATGGGACCCCCGTCAACTTCTCCAGCGCTGCCTCGCTGAGTGACGAGACCCTGCGCTACCCGGCCGCCGAGGAGGCTCAGCATCCCCGCGGCCCTGGGTGCCCGGCAGGCGTCCTGCCCGAGGGGCATCACgaggcgggcagcgccggcacTGTCCAGGCCAGGAGAGCCGCCTCCAGCAGCTCGGCGCCTGCCCGGCTGAGCTCAGCCTGCAAAGGGAAAGCGGGGTCGAGCCGTAGCCAAGGCGGGGAGGGGAAGCGGGGCCAACCCACCCCGAAAAGCGGACCGAgcctggagctggaggtggggaGGACCAGTGGTCCCCCCGGGAGGAAGGATGCTCCCCAGGAGGATGGGGTGGCCTTCCAGTCACTGTGCCACACCACGCCGACCGAGGAAGCTGTCTACTGCTTCTACGAGCAGGACTCGGACGAGCTGCccgaggcaggcagggaggtgtccggcagcagagcccagcccggccgggcACCCAGGAGGGAGCGCTGGGGTGGCTCTGTCCCCCGGAGGGAGCCCGAGCCCAGTCCCCGGCCGGCGAAGGCGAAACCACAGAACAACCTCATCGCCGACGAGACGCCACCATGCTACTCCCTCAGCTCCTCCATGAGCTCCCTGAGCGATGCCAACCTCTCCgacggcggggagcggggccagcCCTGTGGCAAAGCCCCCCGGCCGTGGTCGGCcgcagcagcggggccggcaCAGGGGggctcccccagctcccccagcctcaaCTCGGAGGATGACCTGCTGCAGAAGTGCATCGGCTCCGCCATGCCCAAGCGCCGGCGGCCCTCGGCTCGCCGGAGGATGGTGGAGCGCAAGCAGAAGCCGCTGGGCGCCGGCGGGAGGGAGCGGAAAGCGGAGGCGAGGCATCGTCCCGCTGAGGACGCCAGCTCCGACCGGGGCTCCGACCTGGACAGCGTGGAGTGGCAAGCCATCCAGGAAGGTGCCAACTCCATTGTCACCTGGTTGCAccaggctgctgcctccctctcACGGGAGCCTTCCTCCGAGTCCGACTCCATCCTCTCCTTCGTGTCAGGGCTCTCGGTCGGGTCCACCCTGCAGCTCTCCCTGGGCAGGCGGGAGAAGAAACAGGCCAGCAGTGCAGCCAGCCGGGATGTGGCGAGGAGGGAGCACAGCAAGAGCCGCCCAGAGAGGAAGGACACGCCGGGTGTCCGACCCGCCAGCCGTGGAACTGCCAGGACGGAGCGGAGCCCGGCGCCCACCAAGCCAGTGCCCAATCTGCCCGTGGTCTTCCGTGGCAGGACCGTCATCTACATGCCCAGCCTGGCCAAGGATGCCCCCAGCCCGCGGGCCACCCCGAAGAAAAGCCCCGCGGCGAAGCCTGAGGCACCGCCGGCCAAAAACCTCTCCCTGAGCCAGCAGCGCTCACGGAGCCTGCACCGGCTGGGCAAGCCCCCCGAAACTGGGGACCTGGCGCTGCCCAAGAGGAGCACGACACCTCCTGCCCGCATCGGCAAGGGACCCCCCTCCTCGGGCTCCTCCCGCACCTCCACGCCCTCCCAGCACGCCCCCAAGAAGCTGCCGTCGCCCTCCCAGCTCGCCAAGCAGGGTCCCCCGGCTGCAGGCAAGGTGGGCGGCTCGCCCTCCCCGCCGGGAGCCCCGGCCAGAGCCCCAGCCCCCAAGTCCCCGGCCCCCAAGCAGTCCAAGACGCAGAAGTCGCCCGTCCGCATCCCCTTCATGCAGAAGCCCAGCAGGAAGGTgctgccgggccggggggcCATGCcggtgctggaggagcaggcGGCCGGTGGCAAGGCGCGGGGCAGCGggccagcggggccggggggcggccggctcAACCTGGTGCGGATGGCGTCCGCCCGTTCCAGCGGGAGCGACTCGGACCGCTCCGGCTTCCTGCGCCAGCTTACCTTCATCAAGGAATCCTCGGGCCTGCTGCTGCGGCACCGCGCCGAGCTCCCCCCGGCGCAGCCGGCGGCCTCGCTGCCTCGCCGCACCTCCCCGCAGCGCAGCCGCGCCGCCCTCCCGGCCgtcttcctctgctcctcccGCTGCGAGGAGCTCAAGGCAGCCAAGGCAGCGGCCCCCAGCCCACGgcccctcctgcccagggcccaGCCTGCCGGCAAAGTCCCTGCCGGTGCCAAGCCGCCACGGAGGACCAGCTCCGAGAGCCCGTCCCGGCTGCCGGTGAAGACCAGCGTCCCCACGCCTGAGCCCTTCAAGAGGTACTCGTCCTCGCCCAACATCAGCGTGGCGCGGAGGACGGGCAGCCCTTCCTCCGTCCTCTCCGCCCGCTCCGAGGCTtcggcgcggcggcggcagaCCGAGGCGGCGCCCGGCGGGCAGCCGGCGAAGCCGCCGGTGGTGGTGATGAAGGGCACATGGCGGAGGATTCGGGACGAAGACATCCCCCACATCCTCAAGAGCACGCTGCCCTCCTCCGCCCTGCCGCTGGCGGGCGCCGGCGAGGAGGAGCGCcctggcacccccagccccaggaagACCAGCGACGCCGTGGTGCAGACCGAGGACTTCTCCACCACCAAGACCAACTCCAGCACCTCTCCCACGCTGGAGACCCGCGAGGGGCCCCCGCGCAGCCGCGCCGCCTGCGATGGCGAAGCCCCGGCCCCCACCAAAGCCGCACTGCCCATCTCCTTCGGCCACGAGGCACCGGCCGGGACCTTCCCTGCCAGCCGGCACGGCTCCCCGAGCAGAGCTGCCCGTGTCACCCCCTTCAACTacgtccccagccccatggcggTGACGGCGGTGGCCGACAAGGTGGTGGAGAAAATCCAGGCTTGAGCAGCTGCCGCAGGGGAAGCCCTGGCGAGGCTCCCGCgacacccctgccccacgggaGCCGGCCAGGACTGTGCTGGGGTGGGACGGCGACAGGGGACAGCTGGGGACCGGCCAGGGCAGCTGGCGTCTTGCTGTACCGGAGCACCGCGGTTCCAGTGCCAAGGaccgggcagagccggggcacCCGCTGGGTGCTGGCGCTGGGGCTGATGTCCCAAACCGAGATGCGTCTCGCTGGCCGTCTCCTCCCGCTGATGGACGCCCCAGGACCAGACGAGCAGGGGCCGTGGCCCCGTggccccccaccctgctccccccgccTCGGGCAGAGGCTGAACCAGGGCCCGATCCTGCACGCCGGGCAGGCGGCGCACCGCACCGCAATGCCAGCTCTCCGCCGCATGCAGACTCATCTTGGCACCaagagccagccctgccagtAATTTCAGCTCATTTATTAACAAGGGGAGGGAATGCACAGCTGGATCAAGGCGGGGAGAAGCTTTGTGGGGGGAGAGTGCGTGGCCGCGGGGAGAGGGGGCTACGACCCCCCCATTTGTGCTGCTGGAGGCTCCGAATTAAGGCGCCTGGCTGATTGCTAATGGGTAACCCGGAGCCGTGGTGCTTGCATGGGTTCAAGGCGGCGTCGggtggaggagctgggcaggggctcGCTGCTGGGCAGCCAGGGTGCCGACGGGCTCGTGCCAGGGGGCTGCTGGCATGGTCGTGTCACTGGgctggagaggggacagggtgCTGAGCTGGCACCGGGGTGCCCAACCCCCAGGGAAGGGTCTGGGGCCCCCCAtccgcagccccccagcctcccACCCTGGGGTGGAAGACCCCCATCCCCGCTCGCAGCCAGGATCCCGGCACGTCCCCGTGTGCCGTGGACACGAGTCCATCCAGGACTGGATTACGCCCACGAGCACGGGGGCTCGCAGCCCCAAAGCACCGGGGACGCCCCCCGCTCCTGCTGCCGGTCGGTGCTGAGGTGGTGGGTGCAGGAAGATGCTTGGCCCCAGGGAGCGGGATGGGCTGTGGAGGGACCCCCAGATCTGGGTGCTCCCTGACCCCCTGGGTGCCTCCTGGTCCTCCCAGCCCACCACTCGCTGCCTGCTTTGGATGGGGTGACCTatgagaccccccccccataCCAGTGCCAcgggggtgctgcagggacagaCAGGGGGACATGTCCAGAGGACACGGGGGCAGATACGGGGGCGTGGGGACAGagcggggggctgtggggagtTGCACCGGGGCCACGGGCGTGCGCAGCAGGGCCATGGGGGTACGCGCTGAGACCAGGGGGACAGCAGGGCCGTGGGGACACGCAGGGGGTCCCCACGGACGTGCAGCGGGTCGCGGGGATGCGCACGCGCCGGTGCCTGCTGGAGACCTCTGCTCCGGCAGCGGCTGGCAGGCTGCGGCCAGCGGCCAGCACAGCGGgacccggggccggggctgaaGAAAAGGGGGCAAAGTCCCCGGAGGCAGCATGTGTCCCCACTCCCAAGTGCCGTAACCGAGCATAGGATGTGCCAGGAGGGCCGGCATCGCCCCACGCGCTCGGCTGCGGCCCCGGCTTCAAGCCCCGCCACCCAGCCCCGCTCTCGCCCGTCTGCTCCATGCGTGCCCATCGGCTTCAGCCCTCCTCTGTGGACAATCCCGCTGGGTTTCGCTGTGCCCTGCTTCCCCCCATTGCTGTACGTATGTACTAAGGATGTTATTTGACCGGGACTCTGGACAGTATCAAGAATTAAAAGCCAACCTGTGTAAATAGGAAGGGGTGGTCTGTCTGTCCTGCGTGCCTGGGCTGGGAGGAgccgcagccccgctgcagcGTTTTCCGGAtccattttttctgcttcacGGCTGAGGTGGCGACTGGCGGCTTGAAAGTGTCAGTGGGGTTCTGGCCGCTGAAGGAGATCACGCCGGCCACCTTTGCCGGCTTCCCGCACACCAAGGGGCCCCCAGAGTCACCCTGGGTGAAGGTGACAATGGGGAGCGGACCCCAACTGGGGGCCAGGGACCCCATCATGGCCGGGGGGCATCTCGCCCATCTTCTCAGGGTGAGCATCCTCCCCGGAGTCCCCCACACCCGGGAATGGCGGCTCGAGGGGGCACAGCGCCTTGCAGCCGGTTGGTCCCCTTGCAAAGCCCTTTGGTCCCCCCCATCTCCTCACCTTGGCGGGTGCCGAGCCCCTGCGGCGCCCCTGGTAGCAGATCATGGTGGGGGCGATGCCGCCGTTCCAGAAGCGGCTGTTGTTGCACATCCGCGCGTCCATAACCGTgacctccagctcctgcagcgtGGGCGAGGTTTTGCCGCGCCCGTCGTCTCCCCAGCCTGCCACGCTGCacgccgccccggccgccggctCCCGCTGCAGCAGCTTGATGAGATTCTGTGTCTTGCCCCGCTTCACCGACCCgtccagctgcaggcagggcgaAGGGCAGCGTCAGAGCCCCGCCAcggccagggctggcagggagcaccCCGCTGCCGCAGGTGGGCGGCCGAGCGGGAGCACTGAGCCGGCGCGGCACCCACAGAAGATGTCACCGAGCTGTGAAGATGCTCGGAGGTGAGAAGAGGAAATGTCACCCAGCCGCTCGCCACGGCTGC from Pelecanus crispus isolate bPelCri1 chromosome 20, bPelCri1.pri, whole genome shotgun sequence encodes the following:
- the GZMM gene encoding granzyme M; translated protein: MEARGTLGLLLLLLPLLWAGPAWGWLQPWIIGGHEVKPQSRPYMVSIQVNGNHACGGALLHKQWVLTAAHCFYPKKQATMRVVVGLHNLQKRGAHTQTFGIRTACLHPGYNKQTMENDILLLQLDGSVKRGKTQNLIKLLQREPAAGAACSVAGWGDDGRGKTSPTLQELEVTVMDARMCNNSRFWNGGIAPTMICYQGRRRGSAPAKGDSGGPLVCGKPAKVAGVISFSGQNPTDTFKPPVATSAVKQKKWIRKTLQRGCGSSQPRHAGQTDHPFLFTQVGF
- the APC2 gene encoding adenomatous polyposis coli protein 2; this encodes MSGSIASYDQLVRQVEALKKENSHLRRELEDNSNHLSKLENETSDMKEVLKHLQGKLEQEARVMVSSGQTEVLDQLKALQMDITSLYNLKFPLEAAGAGHSAEDSPPPPAPHRDGAGDLGRATLRLLEELDRERCFLLGEIEKEEKEKVWYYTQLQSLATRLDELPHVETFSMQMDLIRQQLEFEAQHIRSLMEERFGTADEMVQRAQIRASRLEQIDKELMEAQDKVQQPEPQLCGKVPGMEGDGSLDPPTHPEEGGSSLGSSKVEVVFWLLSMLATRDKDDMSRTLLAMSSSQESCLAMRKSGCLPLLIQILHDSDGEPGPPESPAGAKDARMRANAALHNIVFSQPDEGQAKKEMRVLHVLEQIRSYSETCWDWLQMQSRDGGRGPEGGAAPVPIEPQICQATCAIMKLSFDEEYRRAMNELGGLQAVAELLQVDYEMHKMTSDPLNLALRRYAGMALTNLTFGDVVNKATLCSRRGCMEAIVAQLGSDSEELHQVVSSILRNLSWRADINSKKVLREVGSVTALTRCALHAGKESTLKSVLSALWNLSAHSTENKAAICGVEGALGFLVSTLTYKCQSNSLAIIESGGGILRNVSSLVATREDYRQVLRDHNCLQTLLQHLRSHSLTIVSNACGTLWNLSARSPRDQELLWDLGAVSMLRNLIHSKHKMIAMGSAAALRNLLTNRPPKYKDAAVVSPGSCMPSLYMRKQKALEAELDAKHLAETFDTMEKQSLKSQSAKKPTRHMESLVKDYASDSGCFDDDEVPNISTGVETASASVLSMFLNSSFLQGQALPRALAQRRCPEPEKDGSGKPAEPKKPPLPEDDVSLAAEKLANKISSTVAKIDKLVEDISTMHTSSDDSFSLSSEDHCLDWQYGPEEVHEARAQSCSPCRLSDAGGFAKRESLSRAHTLLRLKTAYTSLSNDSLNSGSTSDGYCTKEHMKPCTRAAFLDYRDELQRFQKRPSRLDLKSILGGKPERVEPPALKGRDPAEPDKPEQRDLPERAKKTVTFPSPKALDKEPEWKKEAGSKLPPDPQVRTIKLSPSYQHVPLLESLAKSGMATGHHPSLLGRKQAWLPPALLQTAETLSKIPEKLPAHPPATTEQESVQKYSVEDTPICFSRCSSLSSLSSADNVLDGQSHSENDLDSDSSLEILEMEEGDGEGEDGRQEKEKVADLGPATPARISQPISIPFPKRDKVFLRESSPSRQEDLTPSSSSENYIQETPLVMSRCSSVSSLGSFESPSIASSIQSDPCSEMVSGTISPSELPDSPGQTMPPSRSKTPLFELGCQPEKETSQFNIQWENNVKKFMEITDFKERFQLPQDLDSMVYFTVEKPNENFSCASSLSALPLHEHYVQKDVELKLIPTFPEKNSLNFVAHEKREERREERYLEGRRRADRPEPPDDDDIEILKECISSAMPSRFRKVKTSLLSGQVLHPQTKKPVHVPVYMLVPAHAHPGVPKHLRATTRDLFKDDDSFTDSADGTPVNFSSAASLSDETLRYPAAEEAQHPRGPGCPAGVLPEGHHEAGSAGTVQARRAASSSSAPARLSSACKGKAGSSRSQGGEGKRGQPTPKSGPSLELEVGRTSGPPGRKDAPQEDGVAFQSLCHTTPTEEAVYCFYEQDSDELPEAGREVSGSRAQPGRAPRRERWGGSVPRREPEPSPRPAKAKPQNNLIADETPPCYSLSSSMSSLSDANLSDGGERGQPCGKAPRPWSAAAAGPAQGGSPSSPSLNSEDDLLQKCIGSAMPKRRRPSARRRMVERKQKPLGAGGRERKAEARHRPAEDASSDRGSDLDSVEWQAIQEGANSIVTWLHQAAASLSREPSSESDSILSFVSGLSVGSTLQLSLGRREKKQASSAASRDVARREHSKSRPERKDTPGVRPASRGTARTERSPAPTKPVPNLPVVFRGRTVIYMPSLAKDAPSPRATPKKSPAAKPEAPPAKNLSLSQQRSRSLHRLGKPPETGDLALPKRSTTPPARIGKGPPSSGSSRTSTPSQHAPKKLPSPSQLAKQGPPAAGKVGGSPSPPGAPARAPAPKSPAPKQSKTQKSPVRIPFMQKPSRKVLPGRGAMPVLEEQAAGGKARGSGPAGPGGGRLNLVRMASARSSGSDSDRSGFLRQLTFIKESSGLLLRHRAELPPAQPAASLPRRTSPQRSRAALPAVFLCSSRCEELKAAKAAAPSPRPLLPRAQPAGKVPAGAKPPRRTSSESPSRLPVKTSVPTPEPFKRYSSSPNISVARRTGSPSSVLSARSEASARRRQTEAAPGGQPAKPPVVVMKGTWRRIRDEDIPHILKSTLPSSALPLAGAGEEERPGTPSPRKTSDAVVQTEDFSTTKTNSSTSPTLETREGPPRSRAACDGEAPAPTKAALPISFGHEAPAGTFPASRHGSPSRAARVTPFNYVPSPMAVTAVADKVVEKIQA